Proteins co-encoded in one Fusarium fujikuroi IMI 58289 draft genome, chromosome FFUJ_chr06 genomic window:
- a CDS encoding probable GMP synthase: MSETLDAAPPHATFDTVLVLDLGSQTSHLILRRLRSIGVYSEMLPCTQKLKDLSWKPVGIILSGGPSSVYSPDAPNVDPLVFELGVPVLGVCYGCQLIAWRVNPNNVAPGVAREYGETSMAIRKIGNHADRLFEGLGDSLNVVMSHFDKLVHLPDGFKTIATTKNSEFAGIAHDSQPVFGIQFHPEISHTERGTDIIANFALKICGARADWKMDNFSEREIVRIRKLVGDKAQVIGAVSGGVDSTVAAKLLTEAIGDRFKSILVDTGLMRLNECEQVKETLDKHLGINLTVVDGSDLFFSRLAGVTEPEAKRKIIGETFIDLFEIEALRIEKEAENTPFAGKVEWFLQGTLYADIVESLSFKGAASSTIKSHHNAGGLPARMQNGEAHLKLLEPLRELFKDEVRAFGRQLQIHEELIGRHPFPGPGLGIRIIGEVTRERVEIVRKADHIFISMIREAGIYDEVTQAYAALDTNRAVGVQGDARAYGYICVLRAVTSLDMMSAEPYEFEWSLLKAISRRIVNEVDGIARVVYDTTSKPPGTIELE; the protein is encoded by the exons ATGAGCGAAACACTTGACGCGGCGCCGCCGCATGCTACCTTCGAT ACCGTCCTCGTCTTGGATCTAGGATCCCAGACCAGTCAT ctcatcttgagacGTCTGCGATCTATTGGAGTTTATTCTGAGATGCTACCATGTACTCAGAAGCTCAAAGATCTTTCCTGGAAACCCGTTGGGATCATTCTTAGCGGGGGTCCCTCAAGCGTGTATTCTCCCGATGCACCAAACGTGGATCCGCTCGTGTTCGAGCTCGGAGTTCCTGTGTT GGGAGTTTGCTATGGCTGTCAACTAATTG CATGGCGAGTAAACCCAAATAATGTGGCACCTGGCGTGGCCCGTGAATACGGAGAGACTTCGATGGCCATTCGTAAGATTGGCAACCATGCTGACCGTCTCTTCGAGGGATTGGGAGACTCTTTGAATG TTGTAATGAGTCACTTTGATAAGCTCGTTCATCTACCCGATGGTTTCAAGACCATtgccaccaccaagaacagCGAGTTTGCTGGTATTGCCCACGATTCTCAGCCTGTCTTTG GCATCCAATTCCACCCCGAGATCTCTCACACAGAGCGGGGAACTGACATAATCGCCAACTTCGCTCTCAAGATCTGTGGTGCCCGAGCGGACTGGAAGATGGACAACTTCTCAGAGCGAGAAATTGTTCGAATTCGAAAGCTGGTTGGCGACAAAGCACAGGTT ATCGGAGCTGTTTCCGGAGGTGTTGACAGTACTGTGGC TGCTAAATTATTGACGGAAGCAATTGGAGACCGCTTTAAGAGCATTCTAGTGGACACTG GTCTGATGCGTCTGAATGAATGCGAACAGGTCAAGGAAACTCTGGACAAGCACCTGGGGATTAACCTGACTGTGGTGGACGGATctgatctcttcttcagccgTCTTGCAGGAGTCACGGAGCCAGAAGCCAAGAGGAAGATTATCGGAGAGACCT TTATTGATCTTTTTGAAATTGAGGCACTCCG TATCGAGAAGGAAGCAGAAAACACACCGTTTGCCGGAAAGGTCGAATGGTTCCTTCAGGGAACACTCTATG CGGATATTGTGGAAAGTTTGAGTTTCAAGGGAGCTGCCAGTTCCACCATCAAAT CTCACCACAATGCGGGAGGTCTTCCTGCTCGCATGCAAAACGGC GAGGCAcacctcaagctccttgagccGCTCCGAGAACT TTTCAAAGACGAAGTGCGGGCTTTCGGACGCCAACTGCAGATTCATGAGGAGCTCATTGGGAGACATCCTTTCCCTGGCCCTGGTTTGGGTATTAGAATCATCGGCGAAGTCACCCGCGAACGCGTCGAAATTGTGCGCAAGGCGGaccacatcttcatctccatgatCCGCGAGGCTGGAATTTATGACGAG GTCACCCAAGCCTACGCCGCGCTTGACACAAACAGAG CCGTCGGTGTGCAGGGTGATGCCAGAGCGTATGGCTACATCTGTGTTCTGCGAGCCGTGACCAGCTTGGACATGATGAGTGCTGAGCCCTACGAGTTCGAGTGGAgtcttctcaaggctatTAGCAGACGCATTGTGAACGAAGTCGATGGCATCGCGAGAGTGGTATACGACACCACGTCTAAGCCTCCAG GAACGATTGAATTGGAGTGA